The Streptomyces sp. SS1-1 genome has a segment encoding these proteins:
- a CDS encoding LURP-one-related/scramblase family protein, with the protein MRFLVRDRLLGFGDDYWIEDDRGEKVFLVDGKAMRLRDTFELKDVQGRVLIDIRQKMFALRDTMVIERDGEPLATIRRKRLSLLRNHYRVTLADGTELDVSGKILDREFAVEYDGELLAVVSRRWLHVRETYGVDVVREDADPALLIAVAVCVIHLAEKERGDD; encoded by the coding sequence ATGAGATTTCTCGTGCGGGACCGGCTGCTCGGCTTCGGGGACGACTACTGGATCGAGGACGACCGCGGGGAGAAGGTGTTCCTCGTCGACGGCAAGGCCATGCGGCTGCGGGACACCTTCGAGCTGAAGGACGTCCAGGGACGCGTCCTCATCGACATCCGCCAGAAGATGTTCGCGCTGCGCGACACCATGGTGATCGAGCGGGACGGCGAGCCGCTGGCGACGATCCGGCGCAAACGGCTGTCGCTGCTGCGCAACCACTACCGGGTCACGCTCGCGGACGGCACCGAGCTGGACGTCAGCGGCAAGATCCTCGACCGGGAGTTCGCCGTCGAGTACGACGGGGAGCTGCTGGCCGTCGTCTCGCGCCGCTGGCTGCACGTCCGGGAGACGTACGGCGTGGACGTGGTCCGCGAGGACGCCGACCCGGCGCTGCTGATCGCGGTGGCGGTGTGTGTGATCCACCTGGCGGAGAAGGAGCGCGGGGACGACTGA
- a CDS encoding GntR family transcriptional regulator yields the protein MPTAPPAPVKQPPAADRVYSHVKQGVLERRYEGGTLLTEGELAEAVGVSRTPVREALLRLEAEGLLKLYPKKGALVLPVSAQEIKDVVETRMLVEEHAARKAVPAPPGLLERLEELLDRQKAQAAAGDFAAAAVTDRCFHAEIVRSGGNEILSRLYDQLRDRQLRMGAAVMHSHPDRIAKTLSEHEEILTALRSGDPQAAVALVHRHIDWFSHLARGEER from the coding sequence ATGCCTACCGCCCCGCCCGCCCCCGTGAAGCAGCCGCCCGCCGCCGACCGCGTCTACAGCCATGTGAAACAGGGCGTCCTGGAGCGCCGCTACGAGGGCGGCACGCTCCTCACCGAGGGAGAACTCGCCGAGGCCGTCGGCGTCTCCCGCACCCCGGTCCGCGAGGCGCTGCTGCGGCTGGAGGCGGAGGGGCTGCTCAAGCTCTACCCGAAGAAGGGCGCCCTGGTCCTGCCCGTCTCCGCGCAGGAGATCAAGGACGTCGTGGAGACGCGCATGCTCGTCGAGGAGCACGCGGCGCGCAAGGCCGTCCCCGCGCCCCCCGGGCTCCTGGAGCGGCTGGAGGAACTGCTCGACCGGCAGAAGGCGCAGGCCGCCGCCGGCGACTTCGCGGCGGCCGCCGTCACCGACCGCTGCTTCCACGCCGAGATCGTCCGCAGCGGCGGCAACGAGATCCTCTCCCGCCTCTACGACCAGCTCCGCGACCGGCAGCTGCGCATGGGCGCCGCCGTGATGCACTCCCACCCCGACCGGATCGCCAAGACGCTCAGCGAGCACGAGGAGATCCTCACGGCCCTGCGCTCCGGCGACCCGCAGGCGGCCGTCGCACTGGTCCACCGGCACATCGACTGGTTCTCGCACCTCGCCCGGGGTGAGGAGCGATGA
- a CDS encoding maleylpyruvate isomerase family mycothiol-dependent enzyme, producing the protein MSLHPTLQPYADAWTHSIEAISELVTPLVEGEWNRRTPCPGWSVRDVVSHVIGLDCEMLGDPRPIHTLPRDLFHVTNDHQRYMEMQVDVRRHHTAPEMTSELEYTVIRRNRQLRNESRDPGTKVRGPLGAELTLEESMRTHAFAVWAHEQDLRAALGRPGNLDSPGALVARDVLLGRMPDVMATKVDAPRSSAIVLDVHGPVEFLRTIRIDIQGRGTLETAPALGPAAALTLDWETFVRLACGRVAPESVADRVKTEGDPELTAAILRNFTVTQ; encoded by the coding sequence GTGAGTCTGCATCCCACCCTCCAGCCCTACGCCGACGCCTGGACCCACTCCATCGAAGCGATATCCGAGCTGGTGACACCGCTCGTCGAAGGCGAGTGGAACCGGCGCACCCCCTGCCCCGGCTGGTCGGTGCGCGACGTCGTCTCCCATGTCATCGGGCTGGACTGCGAGATGCTGGGCGACCCGCGCCCCATCCACACACTGCCGCGCGACCTCTTCCACGTCACCAACGACCACCAGCGCTACATGGAGATGCAGGTCGACGTCCGCCGCCACCACACGGCGCCGGAGATGACGTCGGAGCTGGAGTACACGGTCATCCGCCGCAACCGCCAGCTGCGGAACGAGAGCCGTGACCCCGGCACCAAGGTGCGCGGCCCGCTGGGCGCGGAGCTGACCCTGGAGGAGTCGATGCGCACGCACGCCTTCGCCGTGTGGGCGCACGAGCAGGACCTGCGCGCCGCGCTGGGCCGCCCCGGCAACCTGGACTCCCCCGGCGCGCTCGTCGCCCGGGACGTGCTGCTCGGCCGGATGCCGGACGTCATGGCCACCAAGGTGGACGCGCCCCGCAGTTCGGCGATCGTGCTCGACGTGCACGGCCCGGTGGAGTTCCTGCGCACGATCCGCATCGACATCCAGGGCCGCGGCACCCTGGAGACGGCCCCCGCGCTGGGCCCGGCCGCCGCGCTGACCCTGGACTGGGAGACGTTCGTCCGGCTGGCCTGCGGCCGGGTCGCGCCGGAGTCGGTGGCGGACCGGGTGAAGACCGAGGGCGACCCCGAGCTGACGGCGGCCATCCTGCGGAACTTCACCGTCACCCAGTAG
- a CDS encoding M18 family aminopeptidase, producing MSAPPRFDRGHTDDLMSFLAASPSPYHAVANTAERLEKAGFRQVAETDAWDGSSGGKYVLRGGAIVAWYVPEGAAPHTPFRIIGAHTDSPNLRVKPLPDTGAHGWRQVAVEIYGGPLLNSWLDRDLGLAGRLTLRDGSTRLVNVDRPLLRVPQLAIHLDRAVSSDGLKLDKQRHLQPVWGLGDVRDGDLITFLEETAGIAPGEVTGWDLMVHSVEPPAYLGRDKELLAGPRMDNLLSVHAGTAALTAVAGSGAGLPCIPVLAAFDHEENGSQSDTGADGPLLGGVLERSVFARGGSYEDKARAFAGTVCLSSDTGHAVHPNYAERHDPTHHPRVNGGPILKVNVNNRYATDGSGRAVWAAACEKADVPFQSFVSNNSMPCGTTIGPITAARHGIRTVDIGVAILSMHSARELCGVDDPWLLAKSLSAFLEG from the coding sequence ATGAGCGCACCCCCCCGCTTCGACCGCGGCCACACCGACGACCTGATGTCCTTCCTCGCGGCGAGCCCGTCGCCGTACCACGCCGTGGCGAACACCGCCGAACGGCTCGAGAAGGCCGGCTTCCGCCAGGTCGCCGAGACGGACGCCTGGGACGGGTCGAGCGGCGGCAAGTACGTGCTGCGCGGCGGCGCGATCGTCGCCTGGTACGTCCCCGAGGGCGCGGCGCCCCACACGCCGTTCCGGATCATCGGCGCCCACACCGACTCCCCCAACCTGCGTGTCAAGCCGCTGCCCGACACCGGCGCGCACGGCTGGCGCCAGGTCGCCGTCGAGATCTACGGCGGACCGCTGCTCAACTCCTGGCTCGACCGCGACCTCGGCCTCGCCGGCCGGCTCACCCTGCGGGACGGCTCGACCCGGCTGGTCAACGTGGACCGGCCCCTGCTGCGCGTCCCCCAGCTCGCCATCCACCTCGACCGCGCGGTCTCCTCGGACGGCCTCAAGCTCGACAAGCAGCGGCACCTGCAGCCCGTGTGGGGCCTCGGCGACGTCCGTGACGGCGATCTGATCACCTTCCTGGAGGAGACGGCCGGCATCGCCCCGGGCGAGGTCACCGGCTGGGACCTCATGGTCCACTCCGTCGAGCCCCCCGCCTACCTGGGCCGCGACAAGGAACTCCTCGCCGGTCCCCGCATGGACAACCTGCTCTCCGTCCACGCCGGCACCGCCGCGCTGACCGCCGTGGCCGGCTCCGGCGCCGGTCTGCCCTGCATCCCGGTGCTCGCCGCCTTCGACCACGAGGAGAACGGCTCCCAGAGCGACACCGGCGCCGACGGCCCGCTGCTCGGCGGCGTCCTGGAGCGCTCGGTGTTCGCCCGCGGCGGCTCCTACGAGGACAAGGCCCGCGCCTTCGCCGGGACCGTCTGCCTCTCCTCCGACACCGGCCACGCCGTCCACCCCAACTACGCCGAGCGGCACGACCCCACGCACCACCCGCGTGTCAACGGCGGCCCCATCCTCAAGGTCAACGTCAACAACCGCTACGCGACGGACGGTTCGGGCCGTGCCGTGTGGGCGGCGGCCTGCGAGAAGGCGGACGTCCCGTTCCAGTCCTTCGTCTCCAACAACTCCATGCCGTGCGGCACCACCATCGGTCCCATCACCGCCGCCCGGCACGGCATCCGCACGGTCGACATCGGCGTCGCGATCCTCTCCATGCACAGCGCACGGGAGTTGTGCGGCGTCGACGACCCGTGGCTGCTCGCCAAGTCCCTGTCGGCGTTCCTGGAGGGCTAG
- a CDS encoding SAM-dependent methyltransferase — protein sequence MTDADPHLTRLSDGPPRLTRLTFHGPLSEQRAGRLVERLARTAPATVLDIGCGWGELMLRVLEAVPGATGTGIDLDTEDLARGRRIARERGLAGRVRFLEESATGTPHGPADLVLCVGSSQALTTAEPPELITDALRALRGLVADGGRVLLGEGFWQRPPTEAELAGMWPGASATDHHDLGTLLDLAVEAGFRPEWTETADAGEWEEFESAYQADAEVWLADHPGHPRAAETRERLDRHRAQWMSYRGVLGLAYLTLVPTS from the coding sequence GTGACCGACGCAGACCCGCACCTCACGCGGCTTTCCGACGGGCCGCCCCGGCTGACCCGGCTGACCTTCCACGGCCCCCTGTCCGAGCAGCGCGCCGGCCGGCTGGTCGAGCGGCTGGCCCGGACTGCTCCCGCCACCGTCCTCGACATCGGCTGCGGCTGGGGCGAGTTGATGCTGCGGGTCCTCGAGGCGGTGCCGGGGGCCACCGGGACCGGGATCGACCTCGACACCGAGGACCTGGCCCGGGGCCGGCGGATCGCCCGGGAGCGCGGGCTGGCCGGACGGGTGCGGTTTCTGGAGGAGTCGGCGACCGGGACGCCCCACGGCCCGGCCGACCTGGTGCTGTGCGTCGGGTCCAGCCAGGCCCTCACCACGGCAGAGCCGCCCGAGCTCATCACCGACGCGCTGCGGGCGCTGCGCGGCCTGGTCGCCGACGGGGGCCGGGTGCTGCTCGGGGAGGGCTTCTGGCAGAGGCCCCCGACGGAGGCCGAGCTCGCGGGCATGTGGCCGGGCGCGAGCGCCACCGACCACCACGACCTGGGCACCCTCCTCGACCTCGCCGTGGAGGCCGGTTTCCGCCCGGAGTGGACGGAGACGGCGGACGCCGGCGAGTGGGAGGAGTTCGAGTCGGCGTACCAGGCGGACGCCGAGGTGTGGCTGGCGGACCACCCCGGCCACCCCCGGGCGGCCGAGACGCGGGAGCGCCTCGACCGGCACCGCGCCCAGTGGATGAGCTACCGGGGCGTCCTCGGACTCGCCTACCTCACCCTGGTGCCCACGAGCTGA
- a CDS encoding carbon-nitrogen family hydrolase, protein MRASLLQIDVNEDESVESRRARVASLVREQAGADLVVLPELWTTGAFAYEEFGTEAESLEGPTYEAMAKAASDAGVWLHAGSIPERDPDGPLYNTSLVFSPSGDLAAAYRKIHRFGFDKGEAVLMGAGRDLVTVRLPGTTLGVATCYDLRFPELFRGLVDAGAETFVIPAGWPERRRAHWTLLAQARAVENQAYVLACGTAGTHAGVPQAGHSIVVDPWGEVLAQAGPGEEVLTVEFDPGRVAVTRDQFPALKDRVLGLAPPRR, encoded by the coding sequence GTGCGCGCCTCTTTGCTCCAGATCGATGTGAATGAGGACGAATCGGTGGAATCGCGCCGGGCGAGGGTCGCCTCCCTGGTACGAGAACAAGCCGGAGCGGATCTCGTCGTCCTGCCCGAGCTGTGGACCACCGGCGCCTTCGCCTACGAGGAGTTCGGCACCGAGGCCGAATCGCTCGAAGGACCCACGTACGAGGCGATGGCCAAGGCCGCGAGCGACGCCGGGGTCTGGCTGCACGCCGGGTCGATCCCCGAACGCGACCCCGACGGGCCGCTCTACAACACCTCGCTGGTGTTCTCCCCCTCCGGGGACCTGGCCGCCGCCTACCGCAAGATCCACCGGTTCGGCTTCGACAAGGGCGAGGCCGTGCTGATGGGCGCGGGCCGGGACCTCGTGACGGTCCGGCTGCCCGGCACCACGCTGGGCGTCGCCACCTGCTACGACCTGCGCTTCCCCGAACTCTTCCGGGGTCTCGTCGACGCCGGCGCCGAGACGTTCGTGATCCCCGCCGGGTGGCCGGAACGCCGGCGGGCGCACTGGACGCTGCTCGCCCAGGCCCGGGCCGTGGAGAACCAGGCGTACGTGCTCGCCTGCGGAACGGCCGGGACGCACGCGGGGGTTCCGCAGGCCGGTCACTCGATCGTGGTGGACCCCTGGGGCGAGGTCCTGGCCCAGGCCGGGCCCGGCGAGGAGGTCCTCACCGTCGAGTTCGACCCCGGCCGGGTCGCGGTGACACGGGATCAGTTCCCGGCCCTGAAGGACCGCGTGCTCGGGCTCGCCCCGCCCCGGCGCTGA
- a CDS encoding SseB family protein → MYGYGQPMDGGAQQQYAPPQQPMAGGAGGYGQQPPLYPEPSPPSLADAVRAFTTGQLTAEDFQQVFATSKVYCPRGDNPGFLALHNTQQPVIPMFTSLKELRRYAGKESKYFVITGAEVIDLLPTGYGFVLDMEGEHRMVFDAKAVEQMVEFAMRRMYG, encoded by the coding sequence ATGTATGGATACGGCCAGCCCATGGACGGTGGGGCGCAGCAGCAGTACGCCCCGCCGCAGCAGCCCATGGCCGGTGGCGCCGGCGGGTACGGCCAGCAGCCGCCGCTCTACCCCGAGCCGTCCCCGCCCTCGCTCGCGGACGCGGTACGCGCCTTCACCACGGGTCAGCTGACGGCCGAGGACTTCCAGCAGGTCTTCGCGACCTCGAAGGTCTACTGCCCACGCGGCGACAACCCCGGCTTCCTCGCCCTGCACAACACCCAGCAGCCGGTGATCCCGATGTTCACCTCGCTCAAGGAGCTGCGGCGGTACGCGGGCAAGGAGTCCAAGTACTTCGTCATCACCGGCGCCGAGGTGATCGACCTGCTGCCGACCGGCTACGGCTTCGTCCTGGACATGGAGGGCGAGCACCGCATGGTCTTCGACGCGAAGGCCGTGGAGCAGATGGTCGAGTTCGCCATGCGCCGCATGTACGGCTGA
- a CDS encoding NHL domain-containing thioredoxin family protein, with amino-acid sequence MTDSAPRHARVRAPELTGAGGWLNTGGRAYRLADLRGRIVLLDFWTAGCVNCQHVIDELRELEAGHPDTLVVVGVHSPKFAHETEHTAVADAVERYGVEHPVLDDPGLETWKQYAVRAWPTLAVIDPEGYVVAQHSGEGHVRAIERLVTELEAEHAAKGTLRRGDGPYVPPEPVPTELRFPGKIVALPGGGFLVSDTSRHRLVEFAEDGESVVRRIGSGVRGFADGPADSAAFSEPQGLLLLDDGAVFVADTVNHALRRVDLATGAVTTVAGTGRQWWPGAATTGPAREVDLSSPWDVALFAGRVWIAMTGIHQLWTYDPEGGTVEVAAGTRDEGLVDGPADEAWFAQPSGLAVSPDGERLWVADAETSALRWVDRRGVVRTAVGTGLFDFGHRDGPAGQALLQHPLGVTALADGSVAVSDTYNDALRRYDPATGEVSTLAGDLREPSGAVAVGGDVVVVESARHRLTRLRLPEEAVRRAGRPAPTAPTDVAPGEVVLDVLFEAPEGQRPDDRYGPPARLLVSATPPELLRTGEGAGTSLSRTLVFDPSAGSGVLHVSARVASCDDDPSVPYPACRLHQRDWDVPVRPAGGGAGRLPLVFAGADGQTP; translated from the coding sequence ATGACCGACTCCGCGCCCCGGCACGCCCGCGTCCGCGCCCCCGAGCTGACCGGGGCGGGCGGCTGGCTCAACACGGGCGGACGCGCGTACCGGCTGGCCGACCTGCGCGGACGGATCGTGCTGCTCGACTTCTGGACGGCGGGCTGCGTCAACTGCCAGCACGTCATCGACGAGCTGCGCGAGCTGGAGGCCGGGCACCCCGACACCCTCGTCGTGGTCGGGGTGCACTCGCCGAAGTTCGCGCACGAGACCGAGCACACGGCCGTCGCCGACGCCGTGGAGCGGTACGGCGTGGAGCACCCGGTGCTGGACGATCCGGGGCTCGAGACGTGGAAGCAGTACGCGGTGCGGGCGTGGCCGACGCTCGCCGTGATCGACCCGGAGGGGTACGTCGTCGCGCAGCACTCCGGCGAGGGGCATGTGCGGGCGATCGAGCGGCTGGTGACGGAGCTGGAGGCCGAGCACGCGGCGAAGGGCACGCTGCGGCGCGGCGACGGGCCGTACGTGCCGCCGGAGCCGGTGCCGACGGAGCTGCGCTTCCCGGGGAAGATCGTGGCGCTGCCCGGCGGCGGGTTCCTGGTGAGCGACACCTCCCGGCACCGGCTGGTGGAGTTCGCGGAGGACGGCGAGAGCGTCGTCCGGCGCATCGGTTCGGGCGTGCGCGGGTTCGCCGACGGCCCGGCGGACTCGGCGGCGTTCAGCGAGCCGCAGGGGCTGCTGCTCCTGGACGACGGGGCGGTGTTCGTCGCCGACACCGTCAACCACGCGCTGCGCCGCGTCGACCTCGCGACCGGCGCGGTGACGACGGTGGCGGGCACCGGACGGCAGTGGTGGCCCGGGGCGGCCACGACGGGCCCGGCGCGGGAGGTGGACCTGTCCTCGCCGTGGGACGTGGCGCTGTTCGCGGGGCGGGTGTGGATCGCCATGACCGGGATCCACCAGCTGTGGACGTACGACCCGGAGGGGGGGACCGTCGAGGTGGCGGCGGGGACGCGGGACGAGGGACTGGTCGACGGCCCGGCGGACGAGGCGTGGTTCGCGCAGCCGTCCGGGCTCGCCGTGTCACCGGACGGGGAGCGGCTGTGGGTGGCCGACGCGGAGACGAGCGCGCTGCGCTGGGTGGACCGGCGGGGCGTGGTGCGCACGGCCGTCGGCACCGGCCTGTTCGACTTCGGGCACCGCGACGGCCCGGCCGGGCAGGCGCTGCTCCAGCATCCGCTGGGCGTCACGGCGCTCGCGGACGGCTCGGTCGCCGTCAGCGACACCTACAACGACGCGCTGCGCCGCTACGACCCGGCGACCGGTGAGGTGTCCACGCTGGCCGGGGACCTGCGGGAGCCGTCGGGCGCGGTGGCGGTGGGCGGGGACGTCGTGGTCGTGGAGTCGGCCCGGCACCGGCTGACCCGGCTGCGGCTGCCCGAGGAGGCCGTACGCCGCGCCGGGCGCCCCGCACCGACGGCGCCGACGGACGTGGCCCCCGGCGAGGTGGTGCTGGACGTGCTCTTCGAGGCGCCGGAGGGGCAGCGCCCGGACGACCGGTACGGGCCGCCGGCCCGGCTGCTGGTGTCCGCGACGCCGCCGGAGCTGCTGCGCACGGGCGAGGGTGCGGGGACGTCGCTCTCCCGCACCCTCGTGTTCGACCCGTCCGCCGGGTCAGGCGTCCTGCACGTCTCGGCGAGGGTCGCGTCCTGCGACGACGACCCCTCGGTCCCGTATCCGGCGTGCCGGCTGCACCAGCGGGACTGGGACGTCCCGGTCCGGCCGGCCGGCGGGGGTGCCGGGCGGCTGCCGCTGGTGTTCGCCGGCGCGGACGGTCAGACGCCGTAG
- a CDS encoding acyl-CoA dehydrogenase, whose translation MGHYKSNLRDIEFNLFEVLGRDKLYGTGPFEEMDVETAKSILEELTRLSENELAESFADADRNPPVFDPETNTAPVPASFKKSYQAFMDSEYWRLGLPEEIGGTTAPRSLIWAYAELILGANPAVWMYSSGPAFAGILFEEGNEVQKHIAKIATEKQWGSTMVLTEPDAGSDVGAGRTKAVQQEDGSWHIEGVKRFITSGEHDMSENIIHYVLARPEGAGPGTKGLSLFMVPKYNFDFETGELGERNGVYATNVEHKMGLKASNTCEMTFGDKHPAKGWLIGDKHDGIRQMFRIIEFARMMVGTKAISTLSTGYLNALEYAKERVQGPDLANFMDKTAPKVTITHHPDVRRALMTQKAYAEGMRALVMYTASVQDAIQVKEANGEDAKAEHALNDLLLPIVKGYGSEKAYEQLAQSLQTFGGSGFLQEYPIEQYIRDSKIDTLYEGTTAIQGQDFFFRKIVRNQGAALNSLAEDIKKFLAVGEGGEELAGAREHLAKAAVELEAIVGLMLTDLAATEQDVKNIYKVGLNTTRLLMASGDVVVGYLLLKGAAVAAEKLPTASAKDKAFYTGKIAAAKFFAANVLPGVTGARKLAEGVELDLMELDEAAF comes from the coding sequence ATGGGGCACTACAAGTCGAACCTCCGCGACATCGAGTTCAACCTCTTCGAAGTACTCGGACGCGACAAGCTGTACGGCACGGGTCCGTTCGAGGAGATGGACGTCGAGACCGCGAAGAGCATCCTGGAGGAGCTGACCCGCCTCTCCGAGAACGAGCTCGCGGAGTCCTTCGCCGACGCCGACCGCAACCCGCCGGTCTTCGACCCGGAGACCAACACCGCGCCCGTCCCGGCGTCCTTCAAGAAGAGCTACCAGGCCTTCATGGACTCCGAGTACTGGCGTCTGGGCCTGCCCGAGGAGATCGGCGGCACCACCGCGCCCCGCTCCCTCATCTGGGCCTACGCCGAGCTGATCCTGGGCGCCAACCCGGCCGTGTGGATGTACTCCTCGGGCCCCGCGTTCGCGGGCATCCTCTTCGAGGAGGGCAACGAGGTCCAGAAGCACATCGCGAAGATCGCCACCGAGAAGCAGTGGGGTTCGACGATGGTCCTCACCGAGCCGGACGCCGGCTCGGACGTCGGCGCCGGCCGCACCAAGGCCGTGCAGCAGGAGGACGGCTCCTGGCACATCGAGGGCGTCAAGCGCTTCATCACGTCCGGCGAGCACGACATGTCGGAGAACATCATCCACTACGTGCTGGCCCGCCCCGAGGGCGCCGGACCCGGCACCAAGGGCCTGTCCCTGTTCATGGTCCCGAAGTACAACTTCGACTTCGAGACCGGCGAGCTGGGCGAGCGCAACGGCGTCTACGCCACCAACGTCGAGCACAAGATGGGCCTCAAGGCGTCCAACACCTGCGAGATGACGTTCGGCGACAAGCACCCTGCCAAGGGCTGGCTGATCGGCGACAAGCACGACGGCATCCGCCAGATGTTCCGCATCATCGAGTTCGCCCGCATGATGGTCGGCACGAAGGCGATCTCCACGCTGTCGACGGGCTACCTCAACGCGCTGGAGTACGCCAAGGAGCGCGTCCAGGGCCCCGACCTGGCGAACTTCATGGACAAGACCGCCCCCAAGGTCACCATCACCCACCACCCCGACGTGCGCCGCGCCCTCATGACGCAGAAGGCGTACGCGGAGGGCATGCGCGCCCTGGTGATGTACACCGCCTCCGTCCAGGACGCCATCCAGGTCAAGGAGGCCAACGGCGAGGACGCCAAGGCCGAGCACGCGCTGAACGACCTGCTCCTGCCGATCGTCAAGGGCTACGGCTCCGAGAAGGCCTACGAGCAGCTCGCCCAGTCGCTGCAGACCTTCGGCGGCTCCGGCTTCCTCCAGGAGTACCCGATCGAGCAGTACATCCGGGACTCCAAGATCGACACCCTGTACGAGGGCACCACCGCCATCCAGGGCCAGGACTTCTTCTTCCGGAAGATCGTCCGCAACCAGGGCGCGGCCCTGAACTCGCTCGCCGAGGACATCAAGAAGTTCCTCGCGGTCGGCGAGGGCGGCGAGGAGCTGGCGGGCGCCCGCGAGCACCTGGCCAAGGCCGCCGTCGAGCTGGAGGCCATCGTCGGCCTCATGCTCACCGACCTCGCGGCGACCGAGCAGGACGTCAAGAACATCTACAAGGTCGGCCTGAACACCACCCGCCTGCTGATGGCCTCCGGTGACGTCGTCGTCGGCTACCTGCTGCTCAAGGGCGCCGCGGTCGCCGCCGAGAAGCTCCCGACGGCCTCCGCCAAGGACAAGGCGTTCTACACCGGCAAGATCGCGGCGGCGAAGTTCTTCGCGGCCAACGTCCTGCCCGGCGTGACCGGCGCGCGCAAGCTCGCCGAGGGCGTCGAGCTGGACCTGATGGAGCTGGACGAGGCGGCCTTCTAG
- a CDS encoding DUF6458 family protein, with protein MGLGGCIILIAAGAILTFATDWDMDGVNLDLVGVILMIVGLIGVTTFSSIARRKRVVVPPSTPVVTEDPHRRDGYNDGYGV; from the coding sequence ATGGGCCTCGGCGGGTGCATCATCCTCATCGCCGCGGGAGCCATCCTCACGTTCGCGACCGACTGGGACATGGACGGCGTGAACCTCGACCTGGTCGGGGTCATCCTGATGATCGTGGGCCTCATCGGCGTCACGACCTTCAGCAGCATCGCCCGGCGCAAGCGCGTGGTGGTGCCGCCCTCGACCCCGGTCGTCACGGAGGACCCGCACCGGCGGGACGGCTACAACGACGGCTACGGCGTCTGA
- a CDS encoding MFS transporter: MRQPTLPGDPPGGRRAIAVWGIGVSVYFVAVIFRTSLGVAGLDAADRFDVNASALSTFSILQLLVYAGMQIPVGLLVDRLGTKKVLAMGAVLFTAGQLAFAFSPSYGMALASRALLGCGDALTFISVLRLGTRWFPARRGPLVAQLAGLAGMAGNLVSTLVLARVLHGVGWTAAFAGSAGAGVVVLVLTLLFLKDHPEGHEPQPVPHQGAAYVRRQIAASWREPGTRLGMWVHFTTQFPAMVFLLLWGLPFLVEAQGLTRATAGELLTLVVLSNMAVGLVYGQVVARHHGARLPLALGTVAATAVLWATTLAWPGDTAPMGLLVVLCVVLGACGPASMLGFDFARPANPPERQGTASGITNMGGFIASMTTLFAVGVLLDATGDDYRIAFSAVFVLQALGVSQILRLRGRAARRERERLVASRVETVHVPA; the protein is encoded by the coding sequence ATGAGGCAGCCCACCCTGCCCGGCGACCCCCCGGGCGGACGGCGCGCGATCGCCGTCTGGGGCATCGGCGTCTCCGTCTACTTCGTCGCCGTCATCTTCCGCACCTCGCTCGGGGTCGCCGGACTGGACGCCGCCGACCGCTTCGACGTGAACGCCTCCGCCCTGTCGACGTTCTCGATCCTCCAGCTGCTCGTGTACGCGGGCATGCAGATACCCGTCGGCCTGCTCGTCGACCGGCTCGGCACCAAGAAGGTGCTCGCCATGGGCGCCGTGCTGTTCACGGCGGGACAGCTCGCCTTCGCCTTCTCCCCGTCGTACGGCATGGCCCTCGCCTCCCGGGCCCTGCTGGGCTGCGGCGACGCGCTGACGTTCATCAGCGTGCTCAGGCTCGGCACCCGCTGGTTCCCGGCCCGGCGCGGCCCGCTGGTCGCCCAGCTCGCCGGACTCGCGGGCATGGCGGGCAACCTCGTCTCCACCCTGGTCCTGGCCCGGGTGCTGCACGGCGTCGGCTGGACGGCGGCGTTCGCGGGCAGCGCGGGCGCGGGCGTCGTGGTGCTCGTGCTGACCCTGCTGTTCCTCAAGGACCACCCCGAGGGCCACGAACCGCAGCCGGTCCCGCACCAGGGCGCCGCCTACGTCCGCCGCCAGATCGCCGCGTCCTGGCGGGAGCCCGGCACCCGGCTGGGCATGTGGGTGCACTTCACGACGCAGTTCCCGGCGATGGTGTTCCTGCTGCTGTGGGGACTGCCCTTCCTGGTCGAGGCGCAGGGCCTCACCCGCGCCACCGCCGGGGAGCTGCTCACCCTCGTCGTCCTGTCCAACATGGCCGTGGGCCTCGTCTACGGACAGGTCGTCGCCCGGCACCACGGAGCCCGGCTGCCGCTCGCCCTCGGCACGGTCGCCGCCACCGCCGTCCTGTGGGCGACGACCCTGGCCTGGCCGGGCGACACGGCGCCGATGGGCCTGCTCGTCGTGCTGTGCGTGGTGCTCGGAGCCTGCGGACCGGCCTCCATGCTCGGCTTCGACTTCGCCCGCCCGGCCAACCCGCCCGAGCGGCAGGGCACGGCCTCCGGCATCACCAACATGGGCGGCTTCATCGCCTCCATGACGACGCTGTTCGCGGTCGGGGTGCTGCTCGACGCCACCGGCGACGACTACCGGATCGCCTTCTCGGCGGTCTTCGTCCTGCAGGCTCTCGGCGTCAGCCAGATCCTGCGGCTGCGCGGACGCGCCGCCCGCCGCGAACGGGAACGCCTGGTCGCCAGCCGGGTGGAGACCGTGCACGTCCCCGCGTGA